The genomic segment GCCTTGCGAACATTCGATGCGGATCGTGGCGCGGCTCAAGCTCGGATCGCTGCGCACGGCAAGTTTTCCAACGGTTTTTCCGACCAATGCGGCGTCGTCGGGGTGCAGAAGAATATGCCGCGCTTCATCGGCTTCGGTGATGATATCGACCGCACGCGCAATCTGTTTGTTCAACAGGTCTTCGTCGATGGTCACGCCATCGGTGATCTGGCCGACAAGACGGACAACGGTTTCGCGTAAAAGCAGCGAGAGTTCGGGACCAGCCTCGCTTTGGAATGCCTGGGCGTTGGCGAGCAGCTTTTGAAAAGCCGTGCGTTCTGCGTCGAACGCGGCTTCTGCCATTTGCTGCCCATCGGCAAGACCCCGGGCATATTCATCCGGCCGTTTTTCGGCTTGCGGCGTTGTGGTGCGGATGGCGCTGGTTCGAAAACCTGTACCCCGTGCGGTGGCCGCCAGCAGCGATACGCGTTTTGGGCTATCAGACATAATCGTCGCCCTTTCCGCCCATCTGGATTTCGCCCGATGCGGCCATCTGGCGCGCAACCGCGATAACAGCCTTTTGCGCCGCTTCCACATCGGTGCGCTTGACCTGACCCATGTCCGCAATATCGTCGCGGATGGTCTGGGCGGCACGGGCCGAAAGCGTGCTGAGCATCTTCTCGCCCAGCAGTTCGCTGGCACCCTTGACCGCAAGTCCGATCTGTTCGGAGTCGACATTGCGCAGGATCGTGCCCAGCGTCTTGGCATCCAGAGCGGCCAGATCGTCGAAGACAAACATTTCTTCTTCGATGGCATCTGCGAGCAGGCGATCTTTCTTGCGCAATGCGCGAAGCAATTTTTCGGCGGTCGGGCGCGGGAGATTCTTGACGATACGCGCGACTTCATTGCGTCCGCCCAGCGCGACATCGGGGGCATGTGCCTTCCGGCTGGTATAGTTGATCAGGATCGCTTCGAGATCTTCAATCGCATCCGCAGAGATGGAGGAGAGATTGGCGGAGCGGAACAAAAGATCGGTCTGTGTCGGTTCGTCCAGCGCGGCAATTGCCTGGGCGGACACTTCAGGTGTCAGCACCGACAGGATGACGGCGGCGACCTGGGGATGTTCCGAGGAAACCAGTTCCGAGATGGACGCGACATCCATCCAGCGCAAAATGTCGAGCGATGGGGCGCTGGACTGGGGTTCGATTTCGGACAGGATGTTGCCGGCGCGCACATTGCCCAAGGCCTTGTGCATCATTTCACGGATACGGACAGGGGCGCCGACGGCCAGTGCCGAAAGGTCGCGATTGCTGGAGACAAAAGTTTCCAGCGCGCGCTCGACATCATTTTCGTTGGCGCTCGATGCTTCGAACATGCCCTTGCCAAGTGCTTTGACTTCGTCGGGGGCAAGATGTTGCAAGATGGCGGTTGCGTCGTCGTCTTCCAGCAGCATCATCAAGATGGCTGCCGAAAGCTCGCCGCTGATCGATGGAACAGCTGGCGCACCCAAGGGCGATTCAGCGATGTCCAGATCTTCATCCATTCGCCCGCTCCTGGATCATCTGGCGCACGACCAGGGCGGCGCGCTCGGGATCTTGGCGGATGAATGAACGAACGAGATTTGCGCGCGCTTCATAGCTTGGCGCGGCTTCGATCATTTCAATGGTGACCGGGGCAGGGCCGCGTGACTGACCGGTGGCGGCGAGCAGCTTCTGTTCGACTTCAGCCTGTTCCTTGGCATCGGCGGCTCTGGCCTTCACGGCCTTGATCATGGGACGGCCGATAAAGAGGAAGGCGAGCAGCGCGGCGAGCACGGCGCCGACCTGCTGCACCAAGGGGAAGAACCATGGCTCATCCCAGAAATTGACGACGGCTTCGGGGTTTTCGGCGAATGGACGCGACGAAATGGCCACAACGTCGCCGCGCTGGGCGCTGAAACCGACAGCACCCTTCACCAATGCTTCCAATGCGGCGACATCCGCAGCGGCGGGCTTTTTCTGTCCTTTGACATCGCGCAGCGCCACGGCGACCGAAAGACGGCGCAGATTGCCCTGGGGTTGATGCGTCACGGCGATTTCCCGGCCCACATCGAAGTTGCGGGTATAGGTCTCTTCGCTTTGCGTTTCCCCATTGGCGGGCGGCGTGGTTTGTCCCGGAGGCGTGTTGGCGAGCTGGCTTGCAGGTGGTGGTTGGTTCGACAAAGCACCGGGAATACCTGCGGCGCCCTGCGTGGTTGCATTTTGCGTGCTCTTGTTGCCCTCTTCGCTACGCAGCGCCCGGTCGTCCTTTGGATAGGTCTCGCGGGTCGACTGCGTTTCGCTGGGATCGACGTCGGCGCTTACCTCAACCGAGAAATTCCCGGCGCCCACAATGGGGGTCAAAAGCGTGATGACGGCCTGCCGGTAACGCTCTTCCATCTGCATCTGCAGCTGGAACATTTCCTGATCGGCATTGCCCGTAGGCGATGAAATCAGCGCGCCGCTCTGGTCAATGACGGATACGGAATCGGCGGCGAGGCCTGGAACCGACGACGCGACCAGATGGCGGATTGCGC from the Sphingorhabdus lacus genome contains:
- a CDS encoding flagellar motor switch protein FliG; the encoded protein is MDEDLDIAESPLGAPAVPSISGELSAAILMMLLEDDDATAILQHLAPDEVKALGKGMFEASSANENDVERALETFVSSNRDLSALAVGAPVRIREMMHKALGNVRAGNILSEIEPQSSAPSLDILRWMDVASISELVSSEHPQVAAVILSVLTPEVSAQAIAALDEPTQTDLLFRSANLSSISADAIEDLEAILINYTSRKAHAPDVALGGRNEVARIVKNLPRPTAEKLLRALRKKDRLLADAIEEEMFVFDDLAALDAKTLGTILRNVDSEQIGLAVKGASELLGEKMLSTLSARAAQTIRDDIADMGQVKRTDVEAAQKAVIAVARQMAASGEIQMGGKGDDYV
- the fliF gene encoding flagellar basal-body MS-ring/collar protein FliF; protein product: MAENQILSADAVPAGGQMTRFATPASTGGFGALRDIASQPAVRKALPALALTGAIGIAAISYFALSTPAQAPLFQGLAEGDKAAVADALQASGIDYTLDAGTGALSVDAGKVHEARMLLAGQGLPKAMPSGDAVIASLPMGSSRAVEGETLRGAREADLARTIEAIDAVKTARVHLAMPEPSVFVREAREPAASVMLTLQQGRSLSEAQVRAIRHLVASSVPGLAADSVSVIDQSGALISSPTGNADQEMFQLQMQMEERYRQAVITLLTPIVGAGNFSVEVSADVDPSETQSTRETYPKDDRALRSEEGNKSTQNATTQGAAGIPGALSNQPPPASQLANTPPGQTTPPANGETQSEETYTRNFDVGREIAVTHQPQGNLRRLSVAVALRDVKGQKKPAAADVAALEALVKGAVGFSAQRGDVVAISSRPFAENPEAVVNFWDEPWFFPLVQQVGAVLAALLAFLFIGRPMIKAVKARAADAKEQAEVEQKLLAATGQSRGPAPVTIEMIEAAPSYEARANLVRSFIRQDPERAALVVRQMIQERANG
- a CDS encoding FliH/SctL family protein, whose product is MSDSPKRVSLLAATARGTGFRTSAIRTTTPQAEKRPDEYARGLADGQQMAEAAFDAERTAFQKLLANAQAFQSEAGPELSLLLRETVVRLVGQITDGVTIDEDLLNKQIARAVDIITEADEARHILLHPDDAALVGKTVGKLAVRSDPSLSRATIRIECSQGWIEHGVALGIERLREALHCEGMAA